A stretch of the Xyrauchen texanus isolate HMW12.3.18 chromosome 20, RBS_HiC_50CHRs, whole genome shotgun sequence genome encodes the following:
- the LOC127660813 gene encoding homeobox protein Nkx-6.2-like isoform X1 codes for MLAVGQMDPNRQSAFVLGSTPLAALHNMAEMKTSLFPYALQNPAGFKAHSLTNLNSQIPLGTPHGISDILGRPITAAGQFLTGFPRINGLATSAGMYFNPVSRYPKPLTELPGRAPIFWPGVMQGSPWRDPRVPCPGVYLADRLLFSSAQTNMMLDKDGKKKHSRPTFSGQQIFALEKTFEQTKYLAGPERARLAYSLGMTESQVKVWFQNRRTKWRKRHAAEMATAKKKHDSETEKMKESSDNEDDDDDEYNKPLDPNSDDEKISRLLKKHKSSNLSLISPCSNISDTL; via the exons ATGTTAGCTGTCGGGCAGATGGATcctaacaggcagagtgctttcGTCCTGGGCAGTACTCCACTGGCTGCACTGCACAACATGGCCGAGATGAAGACCTCTTTATTCCCGTACGCCCTGCAGAACCCCGCGGGGTTTAAGGCTCATTCTCTGACCAATCTGAACTCCCAGATCCCGTTGGGGACGCCACATGGAATAAGCGATATATTGGGGAGACCCATCACCGCAGCTGGACAGTTTCTCACGGGCTTTCCCAGGATCAACGGGTTGGCCACATCGGCCGGGATGTACTTTAACCCCGTGTCCCGATATCCCAAACCCTTGACGGAGTTGCCCGGGAGGGCGCCCATTTTTTGGCCGGGAGTGATGCAGGGTTCGCCGTGGAGAGACCCGCGTGTGCCCTGTCCGG GAGTTTATTTGGCTGACCGTCTTTTATTTTCTTCAGCTCAAACAAACATGATGCTGGACAAAGATGGCAAGAAGAAACATTCCAGACCAACTTTTTCAGGACAGCAGATTTTCGCCCTGGAAAAAACCTTCGAACAGACCAAATATCTGGCGGGTCCGGAGAGAGCGCGGCTGGCATATTCCCTGGGCATGACGGAGAGCCAAGTCAAG GTGTGGTTTCAGAACAGAAGAACCAAATGGCGGAAGAGACACGCGGCTGAAATGGCCACAGCCAAGAAGAAACACGATTCCGAGACGGAGAAGATGAAGGAGAGCTCGGACAacgaggatgatgatgatgatgaatacaACAAACCTCTGGACCCGAACTCCGACGACGAGAAAATCTCAAGACTGTTAAAAAAGCACAAGTCGAGTAACCTGTCCCTCATCAGCCCCTGTAGCAACATCTCGGACACTTTGTGA
- the LOC127660813 gene encoding homeobox protein Nkx-6.2-like isoform X2 — MLAVGQMDPNRQSAFVLGSTPLAALHNMAEMKTSLFPYALQNPAGFKAHSLTNLNSQIPLGTPHGISDILGRPITAAGQFLTGFPRINGLATSAGMYFNPVSRYPKPLTELPGRAPIFWPGVMQGSPWRDPRVPCPAQTNMMLDKDGKKKHSRPTFSGQQIFALEKTFEQTKYLAGPERARLAYSLGMTESQVKVWFQNRRTKWRKRHAAEMATAKKKHDSETEKMKESSDNEDDDDDEYNKPLDPNSDDEKISRLLKKHKSSNLSLISPCSNISDTL; from the exons ATGTTAGCTGTCGGGCAGATGGATcctaacaggcagagtgctttcGTCCTGGGCAGTACTCCACTGGCTGCACTGCACAACATGGCCGAGATGAAGACCTCTTTATTCCCGTACGCCCTGCAGAACCCCGCGGGGTTTAAGGCTCATTCTCTGACCAATCTGAACTCCCAGATCCCGTTGGGGACGCCACATGGAATAAGCGATATATTGGGGAGACCCATCACCGCAGCTGGACAGTTTCTCACGGGCTTTCCCAGGATCAACGGGTTGGCCACATCGGCCGGGATGTACTTTAACCCCGTGTCCCGATATCCCAAACCCTTGACGGAGTTGCCCGGGAGGGCGCCCATTTTTTGGCCGGGAGTGATGCAGGGTTCGCCGTGGAGAGACCCGCGTGTGCCCTGTCCGG CTCAAACAAACATGATGCTGGACAAAGATGGCAAGAAGAAACATTCCAGACCAACTTTTTCAGGACAGCAGATTTTCGCCCTGGAAAAAACCTTCGAACAGACCAAATATCTGGCGGGTCCGGAGAGAGCGCGGCTGGCATATTCCCTGGGCATGACGGAGAGCCAAGTCAAG GTGTGGTTTCAGAACAGAAGAACCAAATGGCGGAAGAGACACGCGGCTGAAATGGCCACAGCCAAGAAGAAACACGATTCCGAGACGGAGAAGATGAAGGAGAGCTCGGACAacgaggatgatgatgatgatgaatacaACAAACCTCTGGACCCGAACTCCGACGACGAGAAAATCTCAAGACTGTTAAAAAAGCACAAGTCGAGTAACCTGTCCCTCATCAGCCCCTGTAGCAACATCTCGGACACTTTGTGA